One Ananas comosus cultivar F153 linkage group 1, ASM154086v1, whole genome shotgun sequence DNA window includes the following coding sequences:
- the LOC109710858 gene encoding nuclear pore complex protein GP210 isoform X1, whose protein sequence is MARPAAGLLLAAAVIFAAALSASIATTAPGPHIADLNILLPPRMTNPVGYRLQGSDGCFSWSWDHHDILSVQPEYNVSSRCSTSARLISIAPYSGRKETSVYATDLHTGATIRCKVFIDKISRIQIFHHAVKIDLDELATLRIRGFDIEDNVFSSLVGLQFLWKLVPKSSVASNIHHLVHVPLKETPLSDCGGFCGDLDTQIELEDKGVGSDLYVVKGIEIGHEVVSAQLLEPQLQHVADTITLTVAEAMSLDPPSPVYVTIGAFVHYKLRIIRLNTVKVIDLPSRHHRWYVTNSSVAWIDGVMGTTHALNLGFTDIIVEDIRVSGHIQTSSMHVVIPHKLSLYLVPVTNASIPLQGITPIPASNIWYVFPGQEYAISVKAFADESDANEIHITENNNLKLESSTIEYWILSQVSHDVAVTCDWKNSRLFTPISEGKGFLTASITYQKGNTSEAEVLKHVQEVNVCRKVKLIINGRNESSDIIRLPWAPGVFQELELKAIGGCGRTFEDYRWFSSDTGVIYVSASGIIRAKRPGRATVKVFSAFDSINYDEVVIEVSIPSSMVILPKYPVEAIVGTELQAAVTLKTSDGSFYSRCDAFYSFVRWKVLSENESFKIINMTGKLSTFNAVQSAKGVQTSHAYPCAWTYLNATCAGRATIAATLSFESQSSFEPFDKPIILKASSTISAYYPLLVFQAETGDKIGGYWVDLTRLQTGLQDLDSTGLDELYLVPGSSMDILLLGGPERWGQKVEYVETVDVLDEPGGSITSSVVVQSSPSAKESLYRVSCQLRGKSKLLFSRGNLVGIDHPMPAVASVQLVVICDFPSSITLIANEPANTLDAIQTANKVDRGARRLWASPIIVSNGRTMRVAAVGIHATERAFANSSSLCLRWELTGCEGLAYWSDMNSVERFEAAMWERFLVLLNASGLCTVRATVTGFSQTNSDLYEKAYSLHEGAEDVLTDAFRLQMVSSLRVIPESVLLVFNPEAKVNLSVAGGTCFLKAVINDTQVAHIIQHPENVLCSYLIVGVKGLGTALLTVHDIGLSPPAAASSLVRVANIDWIKLIAEEEISLMEGATRSFDILAGTQDGNVFEFSQYMYMNIEVHIEDEVIVLITENDYSRAGGWVLNEPKFSIRAAHLGVTSLYVSARQQYGRKILSQVIKVEVYEPLRVHPDYIYLVPAASYVVTFKGGPKVGASVEFISTDEEIATIHKETGKLLASSIGNATVRAAVYANGGTLLCEAFGRVEVGIPPAMTLSTQSTQLCVGCSMPIFPSFPEGDLFSFYEICQGYFWTTENDKVVNFHVNKELPCEAKELPCFSSNSDKGYINVLIGRSAGKTRVSISVSCDFVLTGDPQRVTYNASKSVTVVADPPLALGLPITWVLPPFYTTSELLPRSPGIGRPSSRNSESSITYSLLRSCDQHDLLKSKAITIDGSTIKTSDSKNLACIQAKDQSTGRTEIASCVRVTEVTQVRAAIAESSFHEAYLAVGDKIDLSIKYCDVLGYMFYEAKGVVPVDVDTNYPNIVSMIFPKDENSTHGTNEHVILQARSPGSALVRISIDHNPKKADFILVSVGALIYPRNPVIHVGHTLNFTVVGDGGYLYFVGMDGFESGRWQSGNDSVLSVNAITGEVHACGEGVAEVFFKKSNMKLQTTVTVLKVDQIIVDAPSEILTNIPYPSEGYKFPIRFSDSMEGKHKFEAVGKRVEASFDCKVAPPFIGYAKPWSDHVTKKSYCVFFPYSPRQLLSLMPKSDVNLEKDSESGVMYVSIVASLREDPSVMGSSRAPFVGGFSIAEGKLNITPHSNKSVLTIIGNTDVEIYWNTKDLLSIKPLKSSGAGVGSRVEYQVEVLQRQPFTDKIYIVLPETGQTEEVDVSYEAGEREQPVRVTGITWPAILICAFVLVLTVLIFLRLLDKPERSTASTPSSTVVTGPATPPRISAPVDSNLSPRTPQPFIEYVRRTIDETPYYRRGARRYDPQYTY, encoded by the exons ATGGCTCGCCCGGCCGCGGGGCTGCTGCTGGCAGCGGCGGTCATTTTTGCGGCAGCGCTGTCGGCGTCGATCGCGACGACTGCTCCGGGCCCCCACATAGCAGACTTGAACATTCTTCTGCCTCCTCGTATGACGAACCCTGTTGGGTACCGACTGCAGGGAAGCGATGGCTGCTTCTCCTg GTCGTGGGATCATCATGACATTCTATCTGTTCAACCAGAATATAATGTCAGTAGTCGGTGCTCAACTAGTGCTCGGTTAATATCGATTGCTCCTTATAGCGGTCGAAAAGAGACTTCTGTTTATGCTACAGACCTCCACACTGGAGCTACAATACGGTGTAAAGTTTTCATTGATAAGATCTCACGGATCCAAATATTCCATCATgctgttaaaattgatctagacGAACTGGCTACACTGCGTATTCGTGGCTTTGATATTGAAG ATAATGTATTCTCATCATTGGTAGGCTTACAGTTCTTGTGGAAACTTGTGCCGAAATCTTCTGTAGCAAGCAATATTCATCATCTCGTGCACGTTCCATTGAAGGAAACTCCACTAAGTGATTGTGGTGGTTTTTGTGGTGATCTAGATACACAAATAGAGCTTGAAGATAAA GGTGTGGGTTCAGATTTATATGTTGTGAAAGGAATCGAAATCGGCCATGAGGTTGTTAGTGCCCAATTGCTTGAGCCGCAACTTCAGCATGTGGCAGACACTATCACTTTGACTGTTGCTGAAGCTATGTCACTGGATCCCCCATCACCAGTCTATGTTACTATTGGTGCTTTTGTACACTACAAGCTTAGGATTATTCGTCTAAATACTGTTAAAG TGATTGATTTGCCGTCTCGACATCATCGGTGGTATGTGACAAACTCTTCAGTGGCATGGATAGATGGTGTGATGGGCACCACTCATGCCTTGAATCTTGGATTCACAGATATTATTGTTGAGGATATCAGAGTCTCTGGTCACATACAGACATCTTCCATGCATGTTGTTATCCCACATAAACTTAGCTTATACCTGGTGCCTGTGACGAATGCCTCCATCCCTCTTCAAGGAATAACACCTATTCCCGCATCAAATATTTGGTATGTGTTTCCAGGGCAGGAATACGCAATTAGTGTGAAAGCTTTTGCTGATGAATCTGATGCCAATGAGATACACATCACAGAg aataataatttgaaactgGAAAGCAGCACAATTGAGTACTGGATTTTATCCCAAGTTTCGCATGATGTTGCCGTCACATGTGACTGGAAGAATTCTAGATTGTTCACCCCCATCTCGGAAGGAAAAGGATTTCTTACAGCCTCTATAACATACCAAAAAGGAAATACATCAGAGGCTGAG GTTCTTAAGCATGTGCAAGAAGTTAACGTGTGCAGAAAAGTGAAGTTAATTATTAATGGACGGAATGAAAGCTCAGATATTATTCGTCTTCCTTGGGCCCCTGGAGTTTTTCAGGAACTTGAGCTAAAGGCAATTGGAG GTTGTGGCAGAACATTTGAAGATTACAGGTGGTTTTCTTCTGATACGGGAGTTATTTACGTCTCTGCTTCTGGCATTATTCGTGCTAAAAGGCCTGGTCGAGCCACTGTCAAAGTGTTTTCAGCTTTTGATTCTATTAACTATGATGAG GTGGTAATTGAAGTTTCAATTCCTTCTTCTATGGTTATCCTGCCAAAGTATCCTGTGGAGGCGATTGTAGGAACTGAACTTCAAGCTGCTGTGACATTAAAAACATCCGATG GAAGCTTCTATAGTAGATGCGAtgctttttattcttttgtgaGGTGGAAAGTTTTATCTGAGAATGAATCTTTCAAAATCATCAACATGACAGGGAAGTTGTCAACTTTTAATGCTGTCCAAAGTGCAAAAGGAGTTCAGACCTCACATGCTTATCCTTGTGCATGGACGTACTTAAATGCCACTTGTGCTGGTCGAGCTACAATAGCTGCAACTTTGTCCTTTGAATCACAATCGTCGTTCGAGCCTTTTGATAAACCTATTATTCTGAAAGCATCTTCAACAATATCTGCATATTATCCCCTTTTAGTTTTTCAGGCAGAGACAGGGGATAAGATTGGTGGCTACTGGGTCGACTTAACTAGATTACAAACTGGGCTTCAGGATTTAGATAGCACAGGTTTGGATGAGCTATATCTTGTTCCAGGGTCATCAATGGATATTCTGTTACTTGGAGGGCCCGAGCGTTGGGGCCAAAAGGTTGAATATGTTGAAACTGTCGATGTTCTAGATGAACCTGGTGGATCAATAACCAGTTCTGTTGTTGTTCAAAGCTCACCTTCAGCTAAGGAGAGTCTGTACAGAGTTTCTTGCCAATTAAGGGGGAAATCT AAACTGCTTTTTTCGCGTGGAAATTTGGTTGGCATCGATCATCCAATGCCTGCTGTTGCAAGTGTGCAATTGGTTGTTATCTGCGATTTTCCTTCATCGATCACACTAATTGCTAACGAACCTG CAAACACTCTTGACGCTATACAAACTGCAAACAAAGTTGATCGTGGTGCTAGAAGACTTTGGGCTTCTCCTATCATTGTTTCCAATGGACGTACCATGCGTGTAGCTGCTGTTGGAATCCATGCAACCGAAAGAGCTTTTGCTAACTCATCATCCCTTTGCTTAAGGTGGGAACTTACTGGTTGTGAAGGACTGGCTTATTGGAGTGACATGAATAGTGTTGAAAGATTTGAAGCGGCAATGTGGGAGAGGTTTCTGGTTCTGCTTAATGCTTCAGGACTG TGTACTGTTCGTGCTACAGTGACTGGTTTTTCTCAGACAAATTCTGATCTTTATGAGAAAGCATATTCATTGCATGAAGGTGCAGAAGATGTACTCACAGATGCTTTTAGATTACAG ATGGTTTCTTCTTTAAGAGTTATACCAGAGTCCGTTCTGTTGGTTTTTAATCCTGAAGCAAAG GTTAATTTATCAGTTGCTGGTGGGACTTGCTTCCTCAAAGCGGTTATAAATGATACACAAGTGGCTCATATAATTCAGCATCCTGAAAATGTGCTATGTTCGTATTTAATTGTTGGCGTTAAAGGCTTGGGGACTGCTCTATTAACTGTCCACGACATTGGACTTTCTCCTccagctgctgcttcttctttg GTTAGAGTTGCAAATATTGATTGGATTAAGTTAATTGCTGAAGAAGAGATAAGCCTTATG GAAGGGGCCACAAGATCTTTTGACATTCTAGCAGGTACACAAGATGGAAATGTCTTTGAGTTTTCACAG tATATGTACATGAACATTGAAGTGCATATTGAGGATGAGGTAATTGTGCTTATCACTGAGAATGATTATTCAAGAGCTGGTGGTTGGGTACTAAATGAACCTAAGTTTTCAATTAGAGCTGCCCATCTTGGAGTTACATCCCTTTAT GTTAGTGCAAGACAACAATATGGACGCAAAATTTTAAGCCAAGTTATTAAGGTTGAAGTCTACGAGCCATTACGTGTGCATCCTGATTATATATACCTTGTACCTGCTGCCTCTTATGTg gtTACCTTTAAAGGTGGTCCAAAAGTTGGAGCTTCAGTTGAGTTCATAAGCACGGATGAAGAAATTGCGACTATTCACAAAGAGACAGGAAAGCTTCTCGCCAGTTCCATAGGAAATGCT ACGGTTCGTGCTGCAGTTTATGCAAATGGGGGTACTCTTCTCTGTGAAGCCTTTGGAAGAGTTGAAGTTGGGATTCCACCAGCTATGACTTTGAGCACTCAGAGCACCCAGCTTTGTGTTGGTTGTAGTATGCCAATATTTCCATCATTTCCAGAG GGCGACTTATTCTCCTTCTATGAGATTTGTCAAGGTTACTTTTGGACCACAGAGAATGACAAG GTAGTGAATTTCCATGTGAATAAAGAATTACCTTGTGAAGCCAAAGAACTTCCATGCTTTTCCAGTAACAGTGACAAGGGATATATCAACGTACTGATTGGGAG GTCGGCCGGCAAAACAAGAGTTTCTATTTCTGTATCTTGTGATTTTGTTTTAACTGGTGATCCTCAGCGTGTAACCTACAATGCTTCGAAGTCTGTTACCGTGGTAGCAGATCCTCCTCTTGCTCTAGGTTTGCCTATAACTTGGGTGCTCCCGCCGTTTTATACTACTTCAGAGCTTCTTCCTAGATCGCCGGGAATTGGACGGCCGAGCTCTCGTAATAGTGAAAGTTCTATCACTTATTCTTTGCTGAGGTCGTGCGATCAGCATGACCTTCTAAAATCGAAGGCTATCACTATCGACGGAAGTACAATTAAAACAAGCGACAGCAAGAATCTTGCTTGTATCCAAGCAAAAGATCAATCAACTGGAAGAACAGAAATAGCATCCTGTGTAAGGGTTACTGAG GTGACACAAGTAAGGGCTGCTATTGCAGAATCTTCATTCCATGAAGCTTACCTTGCTGTTGGAGATAAAATTGACTTGAGTATCAAGTATTGCGATGTTTTAG GTTATATGTTTTATGAAGCAAAGGGGGTAGTTCCTGTGGATGTTGATACAAATTATCCTAATATTGTGTCTATGATCTTTCCAAAGGATGAAAACAGTACCCATGGTACAAACGAACATGTCATTCTGCAG GCTAGGAGCCCTGGTAGTGCTCTTGTACGGATATCGATCGATCATAATCCGAAGAAGGCAGACTTCATCTTG GTATCCGTTGGTGCTTTAATCTATCCTAGGAATCCAGTCATACATGTTGGACACACTCTTAACTTTACTGTTGTTGGAGATG GTGGCTACCTTTATTTTGTAGGCATGGATGGGTTTGAATCAGGTCGGTGGCAGAGTGGTAATGATAGTGTTCTTTCTGTAAATGCAATAACTGGAGAAGTTCATGCTTGTGGTGAAGGGGTAGCTGAAG TCTTCTTCAAAAAGTCGAATATGAAACTGCAAACAACAGTTACTGTGCTGAAAGTGGACCAAATAATTGTTGATGCTCCATCTGAGATCTTGACAAATATTCCATATCCATCTGAAGGTTACAAGTTCCCCATAAGATTTAG TGATTCCATGGAGGGCAAGCATAAGTTTGAAGCAGTTGGAAAACGTGTTGAAGCCTCTTTTGATTGCAAGGTTGCACCACCATTTATTGG CTATGCTAAGCCGTGGAGTGATCATGTTACAAAGAAATCGTATTGTGTTTTCTTTCCGTATTCTCCTAGACAGCTGCTGAGTTTAATGCCAAAGTCAGATGTGAATTTAGAAAAGGACAGTGAAAGTGGAGTAATGTATGTTTCAATAGTTGCGTCGTTGAGAGAAGACCCAAGTGTTATGGGATCTTCACGTGCTCCATTTGTCGGAGGATTTTCAATTGCAGAAGGGAAG CTAAACATAACACCTCACTCCAATAAAAGTGTGTTGACAATCATTGGGAACACGG ATGTTGAGATATATTGGAACACCAAGGATCTATTGTCGATAAAACCTCTTAAATCAAGTGGTGCTGGTGTTGGTAGCCGTGTTGAGTACCAG GTTGAAGTCCTTCAAAGACAACCCTTCACGGACAAAATTTATATTGTGCTTCCTGAAACAG GTCAAACTGAGGAAGTAGATGTAAGCTACGAAGCAGGCGAAAGAGAACAACCAGTTCGAGTGACTGGTATCACATGGCCTGCAATCCTAATCTGTGCGTTTGTGTTGGTACTCACAGTCCTCATTTTCCTGAGGTTGCTTGACAAGCCCGAAAGATCCACCGCATCGACTCCCTCGTCAACTGTTGTTACCGGTCCTGCAACACCGCCCCGGATCTCTGCTCCTGTTGACTCTAACTTGTCTCCTCGTACGCCGCAGCCTTTCATAGAGTATGTTAGGAGGACGATCGATGAAACTCCCTACTATAGGCGCGGGGCGAGAAGATACGATCCCCAGTACACCTACTAA
- the LOC109710858 gene encoding nuclear pore complex protein GP210 isoform X4 produces the protein MSLDPPSPVYVTIGAFVHYKLRIIRLNTVKVIDLPSRHHRWYVTNSSVAWIDGVMGTTHALNLGFTDIIVEDIRVSGHIQTSSMHVVIPHKLSLYLVPVTNASIPLQGITPIPASNIWYVFPGQEYAISVKAFADESDANEIHITENNNLKLESSTIEYWILSQVSHDVAVTCDWKNSRLFTPISEGKGFLTASITYQKGNTSEAEVLKHVQEVNVCRKVKLIINGRNESSDIIRLPWAPGVFQELELKAIGGCGRTFEDYRWFSSDTGVIYVSASGIIRAKRPGRATVKVFSAFDSINYDEVVIEVSIPSSMVILPKYPVEAIVGTELQAAVTLKTSDGSFYSRCDAFYSFVRWKVLSENESFKIINMTGKLSTFNAVQSAKGVQTSHAYPCAWTYLNATCAGRATIAATLSFESQSSFEPFDKPIILKASSTISAYYPLLVFQAETGDKIGGYWVDLTRLQTGLQDLDSTGLDELYLVPGSSMDILLLGGPERWGQKVEYVETVDVLDEPGGSITSSVVVQSSPSAKESLYRVSCQLRGKSKLLFSRGNLVGIDHPMPAVASVQLVVICDFPSSITLIANEPANTLDAIQTANKVDRGARRLWASPIIVSNGRTMRVAAVGIHATERAFANSSSLCLRWELTGCEGLAYWSDMNSVERFEAAMWERFLVLLNASGLCTVRATVTGFSQTNSDLYEKAYSLHEGAEDVLTDAFRLQMVSSLRVIPESVLLVFNPEAKVNLSVAGGTCFLKAVINDTQVAHIIQHPENVLCSYLIVGVKGLGTALLTVHDIGLSPPAAASSLVRVANIDWIKLIAEEEISLMEGATRSFDILAGTQDGNVFEFSQYMYMNIEVHIEDEVIVLITENDYSRAGGWVLNEPKFSIRAAHLGVTSLYVSARQQYGRKILSQVIKVEVYEPLRVHPDYIYLVPAASYVVTFKGGPKVGASVEFISTDEEIATIHKETGKLLASSIGNATVRAAVYANGGTLLCEAFGRVEVGIPPAMTLSTQSTQLCVGCSMPIFPSFPEGDLFSFYEICQGYFWTTENDKVVNFHVNKELPCEAKELPCFSSNSDKGYINVLIGRSAGKTRVSISVSCDFVLTGDPQRVTYNASKSVTVVADPPLALGLPITWVLPPFYTTSELLPRSPGIGRPSSRNSESSITYSLLRSCDQHDLLKSKAITIDGSTIKTSDSKNLACIQAKDQSTGRTEIASCVRVTEVTQVRAAIAESSFHEAYLAVGDKIDLSIKYCDVLGYMFYEAKGVVPVDVDTNYPNIVSMIFPKDENSTHGTNEHVILQARSPGSALVRISIDHNPKKADFILVSVGALIYPRNPVIHVGHTLNFTVVGDGGYLYFVGMDGFESGRWQSGNDSVLSVNAITGEVHACGEGVAEVFFKKSNMKLQTTVTVLKVDQIIVDAPSEILTNIPYPSEGYKFPIRFSDSMEGKHKFEAVGKRVEASFDCKVAPPFIGYAKPWSDHVTKKSYCVFFPYSPRQLLSLMPKSDVNLEKDSESGVMYVSIVASLREDPSVMGSSRAPFVGGFSIAEGKLNITPHSNKSVLTIIGNTDVEIYWNTKDLLSIKPLKSSGAGVGSRVEYQVEVLQRQPFTDKIYIVLPETGQTEEVDVSYEAGEREQPVRVTGITWPAILICAFVLVLTVLIFLRLLDKPERSTASTPSSTVVTGPATPPRISAPVDSNLSPRTPQPFIEYVRRTIDETPYYRRGARRYDPQYTY, from the exons ATGTCACTGGATCCCCCATCACCAGTCTATGTTACTATTGGTGCTTTTGTACACTACAAGCTTAGGATTATTCGTCTAAATACTGTTAAAG TGATTGATTTGCCGTCTCGACATCATCGGTGGTATGTGACAAACTCTTCAGTGGCATGGATAGATGGTGTGATGGGCACCACTCATGCCTTGAATCTTGGATTCACAGATATTATTGTTGAGGATATCAGAGTCTCTGGTCACATACAGACATCTTCCATGCATGTTGTTATCCCACATAAACTTAGCTTATACCTGGTGCCTGTGACGAATGCCTCCATCCCTCTTCAAGGAATAACACCTATTCCCGCATCAAATATTTGGTATGTGTTTCCAGGGCAGGAATACGCAATTAGTGTGAAAGCTTTTGCTGATGAATCTGATGCCAATGAGATACACATCACAGAg aataataatttgaaactgGAAAGCAGCACAATTGAGTACTGGATTTTATCCCAAGTTTCGCATGATGTTGCCGTCACATGTGACTGGAAGAATTCTAGATTGTTCACCCCCATCTCGGAAGGAAAAGGATTTCTTACAGCCTCTATAACATACCAAAAAGGAAATACATCAGAGGCTGAG GTTCTTAAGCATGTGCAAGAAGTTAACGTGTGCAGAAAAGTGAAGTTAATTATTAATGGACGGAATGAAAGCTCAGATATTATTCGTCTTCCTTGGGCCCCTGGAGTTTTTCAGGAACTTGAGCTAAAGGCAATTGGAG GTTGTGGCAGAACATTTGAAGATTACAGGTGGTTTTCTTCTGATACGGGAGTTATTTACGTCTCTGCTTCTGGCATTATTCGTGCTAAAAGGCCTGGTCGAGCCACTGTCAAAGTGTTTTCAGCTTTTGATTCTATTAACTATGATGAG GTGGTAATTGAAGTTTCAATTCCTTCTTCTATGGTTATCCTGCCAAAGTATCCTGTGGAGGCGATTGTAGGAACTGAACTTCAAGCTGCTGTGACATTAAAAACATCCGATG GAAGCTTCTATAGTAGATGCGAtgctttttattcttttgtgaGGTGGAAAGTTTTATCTGAGAATGAATCTTTCAAAATCATCAACATGACAGGGAAGTTGTCAACTTTTAATGCTGTCCAAAGTGCAAAAGGAGTTCAGACCTCACATGCTTATCCTTGTGCATGGACGTACTTAAATGCCACTTGTGCTGGTCGAGCTACAATAGCTGCAACTTTGTCCTTTGAATCACAATCGTCGTTCGAGCCTTTTGATAAACCTATTATTCTGAAAGCATCTTCAACAATATCTGCATATTATCCCCTTTTAGTTTTTCAGGCAGAGACAGGGGATAAGATTGGTGGCTACTGGGTCGACTTAACTAGATTACAAACTGGGCTTCAGGATTTAGATAGCACAGGTTTGGATGAGCTATATCTTGTTCCAGGGTCATCAATGGATATTCTGTTACTTGGAGGGCCCGAGCGTTGGGGCCAAAAGGTTGAATATGTTGAAACTGTCGATGTTCTAGATGAACCTGGTGGATCAATAACCAGTTCTGTTGTTGTTCAAAGCTCACCTTCAGCTAAGGAGAGTCTGTACAGAGTTTCTTGCCAATTAAGGGGGAAATCT AAACTGCTTTTTTCGCGTGGAAATTTGGTTGGCATCGATCATCCAATGCCTGCTGTTGCAAGTGTGCAATTGGTTGTTATCTGCGATTTTCCTTCATCGATCACACTAATTGCTAACGAACCTG CAAACACTCTTGACGCTATACAAACTGCAAACAAAGTTGATCGTGGTGCTAGAAGACTTTGGGCTTCTCCTATCATTGTTTCCAATGGACGTACCATGCGTGTAGCTGCTGTTGGAATCCATGCAACCGAAAGAGCTTTTGCTAACTCATCATCCCTTTGCTTAAGGTGGGAACTTACTGGTTGTGAAGGACTGGCTTATTGGAGTGACATGAATAGTGTTGAAAGATTTGAAGCGGCAATGTGGGAGAGGTTTCTGGTTCTGCTTAATGCTTCAGGACTG TGTACTGTTCGTGCTACAGTGACTGGTTTTTCTCAGACAAATTCTGATCTTTATGAGAAAGCATATTCATTGCATGAAGGTGCAGAAGATGTACTCACAGATGCTTTTAGATTACAG ATGGTTTCTTCTTTAAGAGTTATACCAGAGTCCGTTCTGTTGGTTTTTAATCCTGAAGCAAAG GTTAATTTATCAGTTGCTGGTGGGACTTGCTTCCTCAAAGCGGTTATAAATGATACACAAGTGGCTCATATAATTCAGCATCCTGAAAATGTGCTATGTTCGTATTTAATTGTTGGCGTTAAAGGCTTGGGGACTGCTCTATTAACTGTCCACGACATTGGACTTTCTCCTccagctgctgcttcttctttg GTTAGAGTTGCAAATATTGATTGGATTAAGTTAATTGCTGAAGAAGAGATAAGCCTTATG GAAGGGGCCACAAGATCTTTTGACATTCTAGCAGGTACACAAGATGGAAATGTCTTTGAGTTTTCACAG tATATGTACATGAACATTGAAGTGCATATTGAGGATGAGGTAATTGTGCTTATCACTGAGAATGATTATTCAAGAGCTGGTGGTTGGGTACTAAATGAACCTAAGTTTTCAATTAGAGCTGCCCATCTTGGAGTTACATCCCTTTAT GTTAGTGCAAGACAACAATATGGACGCAAAATTTTAAGCCAAGTTATTAAGGTTGAAGTCTACGAGCCATTACGTGTGCATCCTGATTATATATACCTTGTACCTGCTGCCTCTTATGTg gtTACCTTTAAAGGTGGTCCAAAAGTTGGAGCTTCAGTTGAGTTCATAAGCACGGATGAAGAAATTGCGACTATTCACAAAGAGACAGGAAAGCTTCTCGCCAGTTCCATAGGAAATGCT ACGGTTCGTGCTGCAGTTTATGCAAATGGGGGTACTCTTCTCTGTGAAGCCTTTGGAAGAGTTGAAGTTGGGATTCCACCAGCTATGACTTTGAGCACTCAGAGCACCCAGCTTTGTGTTGGTTGTAGTATGCCAATATTTCCATCATTTCCAGAG GGCGACTTATTCTCCTTCTATGAGATTTGTCAAGGTTACTTTTGGACCACAGAGAATGACAAG GTAGTGAATTTCCATGTGAATAAAGAATTACCTTGTGAAGCCAAAGAACTTCCATGCTTTTCCAGTAACAGTGACAAGGGATATATCAACGTACTGATTGGGAG GTCGGCCGGCAAAACAAGAGTTTCTATTTCTGTATCTTGTGATTTTGTTTTAACTGGTGATCCTCAGCGTGTAACCTACAATGCTTCGAAGTCTGTTACCGTGGTAGCAGATCCTCCTCTTGCTCTAGGTTTGCCTATAACTTGGGTGCTCCCGCCGTTTTATACTACTTCAGAGCTTCTTCCTAGATCGCCGGGAATTGGACGGCCGAGCTCTCGTAATAGTGAAAGTTCTATCACTTATTCTTTGCTGAGGTCGTGCGATCAGCATGACCTTCTAAAATCGAAGGCTATCACTATCGACGGAAGTACAATTAAAACAAGCGACAGCAAGAATCTTGCTTGTATCCAAGCAAAAGATCAATCAACTGGAAGAACAGAAATAGCATCCTGTGTAAGGGTTACTGAG GTGACACAAGTAAGGGCTGCTATTGCAGAATCTTCATTCCATGAAGCTTACCTTGCTGTTGGAGATAAAATTGACTTGAGTATCAAGTATTGCGATGTTTTAG GTTATATGTTTTATGAAGCAAAGGGGGTAGTTCCTGTGGATGTTGATACAAATTATCCTAATATTGTGTCTATGATCTTTCCAAAGGATGAAAACAGTACCCATGGTACAAACGAACATGTCATTCTGCAG GCTAGGAGCCCTGGTAGTGCTCTTGTACGGATATCGATCGATCATAATCCGAAGAAGGCAGACTTCATCTTG GTATCCGTTGGTGCTTTAATCTATCCTAGGAATCCAGTCATACATGTTGGACACACTCTTAACTTTACTGTTGTTGGAGATG GTGGCTACCTTTATTTTGTAGGCATGGATGGGTTTGAATCAGGTCGGTGGCAGAGTGGTAATGATAGTGTTCTTTCTGTAAATGCAATAACTGGAGAAGTTCATGCTTGTGGTGAAGGGGTAGCTGAAG TCTTCTTCAAAAAGTCGAATATGAAACTGCAAACAACAGTTACTGTGCTGAAAGTGGACCAAATAATTGTTGATGCTCCATCTGAGATCTTGACAAATATTCCATATCCATCTGAAGGTTACAAGTTCCCCATAAGATTTAG TGATTCCATGGAGGGCAAGCATAAGTTTGAAGCAGTTGGAAAACGTGTTGAAGCCTCTTTTGATTGCAAGGTTGCACCACCATTTATTGG CTATGCTAAGCCGTGGAGTGATCATGTTACAAAGAAATCGTATTGTGTTTTCTTTCCGTATTCTCCTAGACAGCTGCTGAGTTTAATGCCAAAGTCAGATGTGAATTTAGAAAAGGACAGTGAAAGTGGAGTAATGTATGTTTCAATAGTTGCGTCGTTGAGAGAAGACCCAAGTGTTATGGGATCTTCACGTGCTCCATTTGTCGGAGGATTTTCAATTGCAGAAGGGAAG CTAAACATAACACCTCACTCCAATAAAAGTGTGTTGACAATCATTGGGAACACGG ATGTTGAGATATATTGGAACACCAAGGATCTATTGTCGATAAAACCTCTTAAATCAAGTGGTGCTGGTGTTGGTAGCCGTGTTGAGTACCAG GTTGAAGTCCTTCAAAGACAACCCTTCACGGACAAAATTTATATTGTGCTTCCTGAAACAG GTCAAACTGAGGAAGTAGATGTAAGCTACGAAGCAGGCGAAAGAGAACAACCAGTTCGAGTGACTGGTATCACATGGCCTGCAATCCTAATCTGTGCGTTTGTGTTGGTACTCACAGTCCTCATTTTCCTGAGGTTGCTTGACAAGCCCGAAAGATCCACCGCATCGACTCCCTCGTCAACTGTTGTTACCGGTCCTGCAACACCGCCCCGGATCTCTGCTCCTGTTGACTCTAACTTGTCTCCTCGTACGCCGCAGCCTTTCATAGAGTATGTTAGGAGGACGATCGATGAAACTCCCTACTATAGGCGCGGGGCGAGAAGATACGATCCCCAGTACACCTACTAA